A region from the Panicum hallii strain FIL2 chromosome 1, PHallii_v3.1, whole genome shotgun sequence genome encodes:
- the LOC112883080 gene encoding tRNA pseudouridine synthase A isoform X1 — protein MAAASPPPSPPSAKRPKMSSSSDPEADAEPTSPSAAGADPGQPRRPRYKRRKVAILLGYCGAGYQGMQKNPGARTIEGDLEEALYQAGAVPEADRAAPRRYDWARAARTDKGVSAAAQVVSGRFYVDPPGFIDRLNAQLAPQIRAYGYVRVTNSFNAKKFCDRRRYLYLLPVFALDPSAHPDREAVMASMGSGSELTKCLECSERGRKVPGVMGREGKPPSPGESGADAPVEGTVDNHDESGSIGAAKCDPTILDGGNTSAHGELGLSSNEKLDLPVSGNGTDSGNAELGSNSVVDAIPSADADASIGNEEDKVEATATEEKVQGSNGEEKLPTKSDFSYTDEVKERFNRILKYYVGTHNFHNFTTRTKAEDPAAKRFIISFAANRVVSLDGIDFIRCEVVGQSFMLHQIRKMIGLAVAVMRNCAPESIYDVAFRKDVNLNVPTAPEVGLYLDECMFTSYNKKWKDSHEAVSMEPYCEEAEEFKVKYIFPHIAAMEHKEGAVALWLHSLNHRNYPDFRYMETAGAEAKIGAEVAADAEAKVGAEVDSIEEVQMPNDNVSE, from the exons atggccgccgcctcgccgccgccctccccacCCTCCGCCAAGCGCCCCAAGATGTCCTCCTCCTCCGACCCGGAGGCCGACGCCGAGCCCACctcgccctccgccgccggcgccgacccCGGGCAACCCCGCCGCCCCAGGTACAAGCGCCGCAAGGTCGCCATCCTCCTCGGCTACTGCGGCGCCGGGTACCAGGGCATGCAGAAGAACCCGGGTGCGCGCACCATCGAGGGCGACCTCGAGGAGGCGCTCTACCAGGCGGGCGCCGTGCCCGAGGCcgaccgcgccgcgccgcgccggtaCGACTGGGCGCGCGCCGCGCGCACCGACAAGGGCGTCAGCGCCGCGGCGCAGGTGGTGTCCGGACGCTTCTACGTCGACCCGCCGGGCTTCATCGACCGCCTCAACGCCCAGCTCGCGCCGCAGATCCGCGCCTACGGCTACGTGCGCGTCACCAACTCGTTCAACGCGAAGAAGTTCTGCGACCGACGGAGGTACCTGTACCTGCTCCCCGTGTTCGCGCTTGACCCCAGCGCGCACCCGGACCGCGAGGCCGTCATGGCGAGCATGGGGAGTGGAAGCGAGCTGACGAAGTGCCTGGAGTGTTCTGAGAGGGGGAGGAAGGTGCCTGGTGTCATGGGCCGGGAGGGGAAGCCACCCAGCCCCGGGGAGAGTGGCGCTGATGCTCCCGTGGAGGGAACTGTGGACAATCATGACGAATCTGGATCGATTGGGGCTGCGAAATGTGATCCAACAATTTTGGATGGTGGAAACACCAGTGCCCATGGGGAGCTTGGATTGAGCAGCAACGAGAAGCTTGATTTACCAGTCTCTGGAAATGGAACTGATTCTGGAAATGCTGAGCTGGGATCAAACAGTGTTGTCGATGCTATACCTTCAG CTGATGCAGATGCTTCAATTGGCAATGAGGAGGATAAAGTTGAGGCCACAGCTACTGAAGAGAAAGTGCAAGGTAGCAATGGAGAAGAGAAGCTGCCAACCAAGAGTGACTTCTCTTACACTGATGAAGTGAAAGAAAGGTTCAACAGGATTCTCAAGTACTATGTTGGAACCCATAATTTCCACAACTTCACCACAAGAACTAAGGCAGAGGATCCTGCGGCCAAAAGGTTTATCATTTCCTTTGCTGCCAATCGTGTTGTTAGCCTGGATGGAATTGATTTTATCAGGTGTGAAGTTGTTGGCCAGAGTTTCATGCTGCATCAGATCCGGAAGATGATTGGCCTTGCTGTAGCTGTGATGAGGAACTGTGCACCTGAATCCATTTATGATGTCGCCTTTCGCAA GGATGTCAACCTTAATGTGCCTACTGCACCTGAGGTCGGGCTGTACCTAGATGAATGCATGTTCACCTCATACAACAAGAAATGGAAGGATTCACATGAAGCAGTTTCCATGGAACCTTATTGTGAGGAGGCTGAAGAGTTCAAGGTCAAGTATATCTTCCCTCATATTGCGGCGATGGAACACAAAGAGGGAGCTGTGGCTCTGTGGTTGCACTCATTGAATCACAGGAACTATCCTGATTTCCGCTACATGGAAACTGCTGGTGCTGAGGCCAAGATTGGTGCTGAAGTTGCTGCTGATGCAGAGGCCAAGGTTGGGGCTGAAGTTGATAGTATTGAAGAAGTACAAATGCCAAACGATAATGTAAGTGAGTAA
- the LOC112883080 gene encoding tRNA pseudouridine synthase A isoform X2 — protein sequence MAAASPPPSPPSAKRPKMSSSSDPEADAEPTSPSAAGADPGQPRRPRYKRRKVAILLGYCGAGYQGMQKNPGARTIEGDLEEALYQAGAVPEADRAAPRRYDWARAARTDKGVSAAAQVVSGRFYVDPPGFIDRLNAQLAPQIRAYGYVRVTNSFNAKKFCDRRRYLYLLPVFALDPSAHPDREAVMASMGSGSELTKCLECSERGRKVPGVMGREGKPPSPGESGADAPVEGTVDNHDESGSIGAAKCDPTILDGGNTSAHGELGLSSNEKLDLPVSGNGTDSGNAELGSNSVVDAIPSDASIGNEEDKVEATATEEKVQGSNGEEKLPTKSDFSYTDEVKERFNRILKYYVGTHNFHNFTTRTKAEDPAAKRFIISFAANRVVSLDGIDFIRCEVVGQSFMLHQIRKMIGLAVAVMRNCAPESIYDVAFRKDVNLNVPTAPEVGLYLDECMFTSYNKKWKDSHEAVSMEPYCEEAEEFKVKYIFPHIAAMEHKEGAVALWLHSLNHRNYPDFRYMETAGAEAKIGAEVAADAEAKVGAEVDSIEEVQMPNDNVSE from the exons atggccgccgcctcgccgccgccctccccacCCTCCGCCAAGCGCCCCAAGATGTCCTCCTCCTCCGACCCGGAGGCCGACGCCGAGCCCACctcgccctccgccgccggcgccgacccCGGGCAACCCCGCCGCCCCAGGTACAAGCGCCGCAAGGTCGCCATCCTCCTCGGCTACTGCGGCGCCGGGTACCAGGGCATGCAGAAGAACCCGGGTGCGCGCACCATCGAGGGCGACCTCGAGGAGGCGCTCTACCAGGCGGGCGCCGTGCCCGAGGCcgaccgcgccgcgccgcgccggtaCGACTGGGCGCGCGCCGCGCGCACCGACAAGGGCGTCAGCGCCGCGGCGCAGGTGGTGTCCGGACGCTTCTACGTCGACCCGCCGGGCTTCATCGACCGCCTCAACGCCCAGCTCGCGCCGCAGATCCGCGCCTACGGCTACGTGCGCGTCACCAACTCGTTCAACGCGAAGAAGTTCTGCGACCGACGGAGGTACCTGTACCTGCTCCCCGTGTTCGCGCTTGACCCCAGCGCGCACCCGGACCGCGAGGCCGTCATGGCGAGCATGGGGAGTGGAAGCGAGCTGACGAAGTGCCTGGAGTGTTCTGAGAGGGGGAGGAAGGTGCCTGGTGTCATGGGCCGGGAGGGGAAGCCACCCAGCCCCGGGGAGAGTGGCGCTGATGCTCCCGTGGAGGGAACTGTGGACAATCATGACGAATCTGGATCGATTGGGGCTGCGAAATGTGATCCAACAATTTTGGATGGTGGAAACACCAGTGCCCATGGGGAGCTTGGATTGAGCAGCAACGAGAAGCTTGATTTACCAGTCTCTGGAAATGGAACTGATTCTGGAAATGCTGAGCTGGGATCAAACAGTGTTGTCGATGCTATACCTTCAG ATGCTTCAATTGGCAATGAGGAGGATAAAGTTGAGGCCACAGCTACTGAAGAGAAAGTGCAAGGTAGCAATGGAGAAGAGAAGCTGCCAACCAAGAGTGACTTCTCTTACACTGATGAAGTGAAAGAAAGGTTCAACAGGATTCTCAAGTACTATGTTGGAACCCATAATTTCCACAACTTCACCACAAGAACTAAGGCAGAGGATCCTGCGGCCAAAAGGTTTATCATTTCCTTTGCTGCCAATCGTGTTGTTAGCCTGGATGGAATTGATTTTATCAGGTGTGAAGTTGTTGGCCAGAGTTTCATGCTGCATCAGATCCGGAAGATGATTGGCCTTGCTGTAGCTGTGATGAGGAACTGTGCACCTGAATCCATTTATGATGTCGCCTTTCGCAA GGATGTCAACCTTAATGTGCCTACTGCACCTGAGGTCGGGCTGTACCTAGATGAATGCATGTTCACCTCATACAACAAGAAATGGAAGGATTCACATGAAGCAGTTTCCATGGAACCTTATTGTGAGGAGGCTGAAGAGTTCAAGGTCAAGTATATCTTCCCTCATATTGCGGCGATGGAACACAAAGAGGGAGCTGTGGCTCTGTGGTTGCACTCATTGAATCACAGGAACTATCCTGATTTCCGCTACATGGAAACTGCTGGTGCTGAGGCCAAGATTGGTGCTGAAGTTGCTGCTGATGCAGAGGCCAAGGTTGGGGCTGAAGTTGATAGTATTGAAGAAGTACAAATGCCAAACGATAATGTAAGTGAGTAA
- the LOC112883314 gene encoding ganglioside-induced differentiation-associated protein 2 has translation MVVTVEKDAAGGEPALLLERSRAITLQGRDRKGRAVVRVVGSYFPARALGGRAEEALRAYLRERVLPAIGDREFVVVYMHSRVDRGGNFPGVGAIRGAYESLPAAAKERLRAVYFVHPALQSRLFFATFGRFLFSSGLYEKLRYMSRLEYVWAHMDKGQLEVPGCVREHDEELERRPLMDYGIEATESRCVYDAASMDTSASLHSLRCVS, from the exons ATGGTGGTCACCGTCGAGAAggacgcggcgggcggcgagccGGCGCTGCTGCTGGAGCGCAGCCGGGCGATCACGCTCCAGGGCCGCGACAGGAAGGGCCGCGCCGTCGTCAGGGTCGTCGGCAGCTACTTCCCAG CGCGCGCgctgggcgggcgggcggaggaggcgctGCGGGCTTACCTGCGGGAGCGCGTGCTCCCGGCGATCGGCGACCGCGAGTTCGTGGTGGTGTACATGCACTCCCGCGTGGACCGCGGCGGCAACTTCCCCGGCGTCGGCGCGATCCGCGGCGCCTACGAGTcgctgccggccgccgccaAGGAGAGGCTGCGAGCCGTCTACTTCGTGCACCCGGCGCTCCAGTCCAGGCTCTTCTTCGCCACCTTCGGCCGCTTCCTCTTCAGCTCCGG GCTGTACGAGAAGCTGAGGTACATGAGCAGGCTCGAGTACGTGTGGGCGCACATGGACAAGGGGCAGCTGGAGGTCCCGGGCTGCGTGCGCGAGCACGACGAGGAGCTGGAGCGCCGCCCGCTCATGGACTACGGCATCGAGGCCACGGAGAGCCGCTGCGTTTACGACGCCGCGTCCATGGACACCTCGGCGTCCCTGCACTCGCTCCGCTGCGTCTCCTAG
- the LOC112879037 gene encoding GDSL esterase/lipase At4g16230-like, with amino-acid sequence MADRTAPCALAALCLLVLAAATGAEARRHPRLVPAVFVFGDSTVDVGNNNYLNITAAARANYPHYGVDLPGSAPTGRFSNGLNTADLLAMGLGFRRSPPAYLSLTEKAIRSQMYKGINFASGGSGLADSTGRFLFGEVIPMSRQLEYFSGVVEHMTKLSGRKKTASLLCKSIFLISVGSNDMFEYSASPGDDYEFLGGLVDAYRSYITALYKMGARKFSVISIPPLGCLPSQRLRRLKQLGTQGCFDPLNDLSLRSYPMLAAMLHDLSRELPGMAYSLADAFAMVSFVFENPRTDAWSFTELEAACCGGGPYGAAQPCDETAPLCADRDGHLFWDANHPTQAVSVVAAQTIFAGNRSFVKPVNVRELALL; translated from the exons ATGGCCGACCGGACCGCCCCCTGCGCGCTCGCGGCGCTGTGCCTGCTCGTGCTCGCGGCGGCGACGGGCGCGGAGGCGAGGCGGCACCCGCGGCTCGTCCCCGCGGTGTTCGTGTTCGGCGACTCCACGGTGGACGTCGGTAACAACAACTACCTGAACATCACCGCCGCGGCCAGGGCCAACTACCCCCACTACGGCGTGGACCTCCCCGGGTCGGCGCCGACCGGCCGGTTCAGCAACGGCCTCAACACGGCGGACCTGCTAG CTATGGGGCTTGGGTTCAGGAGGAGCCCACCGGCTTacctctcgctgacggagaagGCCATCAGGTCCCAGATGTACAAAGGCATCAACTTCGCGTCAGGAGGGTCCGGACTTGCAGACAGCACCGGCCGTTTCCTG TTTGGCGAGGTGATCCCGATGTCCCGGCAGCTGGAGTACTTCTCAGGTGTTGTCGAGCACATGACCAAGCTGTCCGGCAGGAAGAAGACGGCCAGTCTCCTCTGCAAGTCCATCTTCCTCATCAGCGTCGGCAGCAACGACATGTTCGAGTACTCGGCGTCCCCTGGCGACGACTACGAGTTCTTGGGCGGCCTCGTTGACGCCTACAGAAGTTACATCACG GCCCTGTATAAGATGGGCGCCCGGAAGTTCAGCGTCATCAGCATCCCGCCGCTGGGGTGCCTGCCGTCGCAGCGGCTGCGGCGGCTGAAGCAGCTGGGCACCCAGGGCTGCTTCGACCCGCTCAACGACCTCTCGCTGCGCTCCTACCCGATGCTCGCCGCGATGCTGCACGACCTGTCCCGCGAGCTGCCCGGCATGGCCTACTCCCTCGCCGACGCCTTCGCCATGGTCTCCTTCGTCTTCGAGAACCCGAGGACCGACGCCTGGA GCTTcacggagctggaggcggcgtgcTGCGGCGGGGGCCCCTACGGGGCGGCGCAACCGTGCGACGAGACGGCGCCGCTGTGCGCCGACCGCGACGGCCACCTGTTCTGGGACGCGAATCATCCCACGCAGGCCGTGTCGGTCGTCGCCGCGCAGACCATCTTCGCCGGCAACCGGAGCTTCGTCAAACCCGTCAACGTCAGGGAGCTGGCCCTGCTGTGA
- the LOC112891089 gene encoding GDSL esterase/lipase At5g55050-like: MATVPEARELLLRVLLAAGAFACAAAAGAASGSSSKVPAIYVFGDSTADVGNNNYLPGSAVPRANFPHNGVDFPTARPTGRFSNGYNGVDFLAMNMGFKRSPPPFLAVANKTNKQVFRGLLGVNFASAGSGILDTTGSSIIPLSQQVEQFATVQRNISARVSQGAADAVLSRSLFLVSTGGNDLFALFARNSTPSDADKRRFVGNLVSLYQNHVKALYVLGARKFAVIDVPPIGCCPYPRSLHPLGACIDVLNELARGFNKGVRDAMRGLGSSFQGLKYSVGSSHAVVQSIMKHPQRLGFKDTTNACCGSGRFNGNSGCTPNATLCGNRHEYLFWDLLHPTHAASKVAAAAIYNGSLHFAAPVNFRQLVEDQC; the protein is encoded by the exons ATGGCCACCGTGCCGGAAGCGCGAGAGCTGCTGCTGCGCGTCCTGCTCGCCGCGGGCGCGTTCGCCTGCGCCGCGGCGGCTGGGGCGGCGTCGGGGAGTAGCAGCAAGGTTCCGGCGATCTACGTGTTCGGCGACTCTACGGCGGACGTGGGCAACAACAACTACCTGCCGGGCAGCGCCGTGCCGCGGGCCAACTTCCCGCACAACGGCGTCGACTTCCCGACGGCGCGGCCCACCGGAAGGTTCAGCAATGGCTACAACGGCGTCGACTTCTTGG CTATGAACATGGGCTTCAAGCGCAGCCCCCCGCCGTTCCTCGCCGTGGCCAACAAAACCAACAAGCAGGTCTTCAGAGGTCTCCTGGGAGTCAACTTCGCCTCTGCAGGATCGGGCATTCTCGACACGACA GGGAGCTCCATCATCCCGCTGAGCCAGCAGGTCGAGCAGTTCGCCACCGTGCAGCGCAACATCTCGGCGCGCGTCAGCCAGGGCGCGGCCGACGCCGTGCTGTCGCGGTCGCTGTTCCTCGTCAGCACCGGCGGCAACGACCTCTTCGCCTTATTCGCGCGGAACAGCACGCCGTCGGACGCCGACAAGCGGCGGTTCGTCGGCAATCTCGTCTCGCTCTACCAGAACCACGTCAAG GCTCTGTACGTGCTCGGCGCGCGGAAGTTCGCGGTGATCGACGTCCCGCCGATCGGGTGCTGCCCGTACCCGAGGAGCCTGCACCCGCTCGGCGCCTGCATCGACGTCCTCAACGAGCTGGCGCGCGGGTTCAACAAGGGCGTCAGGGACGCCATGCGCGGCCTCGGCTCGAGCTTCCAGGGGCTCAAGTACTCCGTCGGGAGCTCCCACGCCGTCGTGCAGAGCATCATGAAGCACCCGCAGAGGCTCG GGTTCAAGGACACCACGAACGCGTGCTGCGGGTCGGGGCGGTTCAACGGCAACTCCGGGTGCACGCCCAACGCGACGCTGTGCGGCAACCGGCACGAGTACCTGTTCTGGGACCTGCTGCACCCGACGCACGCCGCCTCCAaggtcgccgccgcggccatCTACAACGGATCGCTCCACTTCGCCGCGCCGGTAAACTTCAGGCAGCTGGTGGAGGACCAGTGCTAG
- the LOC112891095 gene encoding dehydrin DHN1-like, producing the protein MEDERSTQHHQVGEAQEKAADHVEVKDRGILDTLLGRKKPEDQEKQQPEEELVTGMEKVTVAEPEKHEHKKEEHEAGEKKESLLAKLHRTSSSSSSSSDEEEEMIDENGEIVKRKKKKGLKEKIKEKLPGHKDHAEGEHHLAVPAPAPAPVGTHAYKEEEHKPYVPAPAPPPAVETHVHHHDHAVVVQKVEDDAPPAPEEEKKGLLDKIKEKLPGGHKKPEDAAPAVHAPAPAPAPHAEDVGSPDGKEKKGLLGKIMDRIPGYNKGSGEEDHKAAGGEHKTSSS; encoded by the exons ATGGAGGACGAGAGGAGCACCCAGCACCACCAGGTCGGCGAGGCCCAGGAGAAGGCCGCCGATCACGTGGAGGTGAAGGACAGGGGCATCCTGGACACCCTTCTCGGCAGGAAGAAGCCCGAGGACCAGGAGAAGCAGCAGCCGGAGGAGGAGCTTGTGACCGGCATGGAGAAGGTCACGGTGGCCGAGCCTGAGAAGCACGAGCACAAGAAGGAGGAGCACGAGGCCGGGGAGAAGAAGGAGAGCCTCCTCGCCAAGCTGCACCGCaccagctccagctccagctcG TCGAGCGACGAGGAAGAGGAGATGATCGACGAGAACGGCGAGATTgtcaagaggaagaagaagaagggccTCAAggagaagatcaaggagaagCTGCCCGGTCACAAGGACCACGCCGAGGGCGAGCACCACTTGGCCGTACCGgccccggcgcccgcgcccgtGGGGACGCACGCTTACAAGGAGGAGGAGCACAAGCCGTACGTGCCGGCCCCGGCTCCCCCGCCCGCGGTGGAGACGCACGTCCACCACCACGACCACGCCGTCGTCGTCCAGAAGGTCGAGGACGAcgccccgccggcgccggaggaggagaagaagggccTCCTCGACAAGATCAAGGAGAAGCTCCCCGGCGGCCACAAGAAGCCGGAGGACGCCGCGCCCGCCGTccacgcgccggcgccggcgccggcgccgcacgCCGAGGACGTGGGCAGCCCGGACGGCAAGGAGAAGAAGGGCTTGCTGGGCAAGATCATGGACAGGATACCGGGATACAACAAGGGCTCCGGCGAGGAGGACCACaaggccgccggcggcgagcacaAGACCAGCTCCTCTTAA